The following are encoded in a window of Deltaproteobacteria bacterium genomic DNA:
- the rplV gene encoding 50S ribosomal protein L22 — MEATATAKFMRISPRKARLVVDLIRGKKISDARTILSLAKKASAATVKKVLDSAIANAGQTGVIDTDTLYVKSAFVNVGASQKRFRPAPMGRAHKYKRRTSHITIVVDEA, encoded by the coding sequence ATGGAAGCGACCGCAACGGCGAAGTTCATGCGCATCTCCCCGAGGAAGGCGCGACTCGTGGTGGACCTGATCCGCGGGAAGAAGATCTCCGACGCGCGGACGATCCTGTCGCTCGCGAAGAAGGCTTCCGCGGCGACGGTGAAGAAGGTCCTCGACTCCGCGATCGCCAACGCGGGGCAGACCGGCGTCATCGACACGGACACCCTGTACGTCAAGAGCGCCTTCGTGAACGTCGGCGCCTCCCAGAAGCGGTTCCGTCCCGCCCCGATGGGCCGGGCGCACAAATACAAGCGGCGTACCAGTCACATCACCATCGTGGTCGACGAAGCCTGA
- the rpsS gene encoding 30S ribosomal protein S19 yields the protein MGRSVKKGPYVEEGLARKMRKAVETGDKKVIKTWSRRSTITPEMVGYTFAVHNGRKFMPVFVTENMVGHKLGEFSPTRTFHGHSGDRKAKVKK from the coding sequence GTGGGTAGATCGGTAAAGAAGGGACCGTACGTCGAGGAAGGCCTCGCGCGGAAGATGCGGAAGGCGGTCGAGACGGGGGACAAGAAGGTCATCAAGACCTGGTCGAGGCGGTCGACCATCACTCCCGAGATGGTCGGGTACACGTTCGCCGTCCACAACGGGCGGAAGTTCATGCCCGTCTTCGTCACGGAGAACATGGTGGGGCACAAGCTCGGGGAGTTCTCCCCCACGCGCACATTCCACGGCCATTCGGGCGACCGCAAGGCCAAGGTGAAGAAGTAA